In Candidatus Methylomirabilota bacterium, the following are encoded in one genomic region:
- a CDS encoding rhomboid family intramembrane serine protease: MFRKTSGAILCPSCGRLTNADAPVCLVCGRRNPGMWGFGGPLARLFRAWNFTNAVTAACVGLYVVSLVFDPASALRPQGLFDIFSPSRRALDALGMTGRVPWAEGRWWTLLTAIYLHGGVLHILFNVLWIRQLGPAVEELYGPARLVVIFTVSGVAGFVVSNSLGVPFTIGASGSIFGLLGAIVAFGRKRGGVFGRMVLRQYGQWALVLFVFGFLMPGVNNWAHAGGFAGGFLSGLALSIAEHRAETALDKLLALAAIALTVVAFALALWTAFAG, from the coding sequence ATGTTTCGTAAGACCTCCGGCGCGATCCTCTGCCCCTCGTGCGGCCGGCTCACCAACGCCGACGCGCCGGTGTGTCTCGTCTGCGGGCGGCGCAACCCGGGCATGTGGGGCTTCGGCGGCCCGCTCGCGCGTCTCTTCCGCGCCTGGAACTTCACGAACGCGGTCACGGCCGCCTGCGTCGGGCTCTACGTGGTGAGCCTCGTGTTCGATCCCGCCTCCGCGCTCCGCCCCCAGGGCCTGTTCGACATCTTCTCGCCGTCGCGCCGCGCGCTCGACGCGCTGGGGATGACGGGCCGCGTCCCGTGGGCGGAGGGACGCTGGTGGACGCTGCTCACGGCGATCTACCTCCACGGCGGCGTCCTGCACATCCTGTTCAACGTGCTCTGGATCCGCCAGCTCGGCCCCGCCGTCGAGGAGCTCTACGGCCCGGCGCGGCTCGTCGTCATCTTCACGGTCTCGGGCGTCGCCGGCTTCGTCGTCTCCAACTCGCTCGGCGTTCCGTTCACGATCGGCGCCTCGGGCTCGATCTTCGGCCTCCTCGGCGCGATCGTCGCCTTCGGTCGGAAGCGCGGCGGCGTCTTCGGCCGGATGGTGCTGCGCCAGTACGGCCAGTGGGCGCTCGTGCTGTTCGTGTTCGGCTTCTTGATGCCCGGAGTGAACAACTGGGCCCACGCGGGAGGATTCGCGGGCGGATTCCTGTCGGGGCTCGCCCTCTCGATCGCCGAGCACCGCGCCGAGACGGCGCTCGACAAGCTGCTCGCGCTCGCCGCCATCGCGCTGACCGTCGTCGCCTTCGCGCTGGCGCTCTGGACCGCATTCGCCGGCTGA
- the yacG gene encoding DNA gyrase inhibitor YacG, which yields MRCAACGAPAAWEGDPNRPFCSFTCRLVDLGVWLDERYRIPAERRDDVS from the coding sequence GTGAGGTGCGCCGCCTGCGGCGCGCCGGCGGCATGGGAGGGTGACCCGAACCGGCCGTTCTGCTCGTTCACCTGCCGGCTCGTGGACCTGGGCGTATGGCTCGACGAGCGCTACCGCATCCCCGCCGAGCGGCGCGACGATGTTTCGTAA